From a region of the Chitinophaga caseinilytica genome:
- a CDS encoding glycosyltransferase family 2 protein produces MEKLISVIVPVYNGEKYITDTLDSLLRQTWRGFELIVVDGASTDRTLQLVAEHPQTVDVLISEKDEGMYDALRKGMEAASGKYLCYINSDDRLLPYALEKVVRKFEHGNFDLVFGDHNFISETGDIAYAYKGINLGWKAISYLRRVPFAQQSAFWTRDAYRKAGGFDKSMKYSADSKFLLTLCLDPTTRKGYIPAPLGEYRMHGDSFSVSVTDKMIAEHKRMASALPLKHDKLRKYFYEMITKVVNARGIYKKMTYKGTKF; encoded by the coding sequence ATGGAAAAACTCATATCCGTCATCGTTCCCGTCTACAACGGCGAGAAATACATCACAGATACGCTCGATAGCCTGCTCCGCCAAACCTGGCGCGGGTTTGAGCTGATCGTGGTAGATGGCGCGTCTACCGACCGGACGCTGCAGCTCGTGGCGGAACATCCGCAAACGGTAGACGTCCTCATCTCCGAAAAAGACGAAGGCATGTACGACGCGCTCCGCAAAGGCATGGAAGCGGCTTCGGGAAAATATCTCTGTTATATCAATTCCGACGACCGCCTGCTGCCATACGCCCTCGAGAAAGTAGTCCGCAAATTCGAGCACGGGAACTTCGACCTCGTTTTCGGCGACCATAATTTCATTTCCGAAACCGGCGACATCGCCTACGCCTACAAAGGCATCAATCTCGGATGGAAAGCCATCAGCTACCTCCGCCGCGTACCGTTCGCGCAGCAAAGCGCATTCTGGACGAGAGACGCGTACCGGAAAGCAGGCGGGTTCGACAAATCCATGAAGTATTCCGCCGACTCCAAGTTCCTCCTCACCCTTTGCCTCGACCCTACCACCCGGAAAGGATACATTCCCGCGCCGCTCGGCGAATACCGCATGCATGGGGATTCTTTCTCCGTATCGGTGACAGACAAAATGATCGCGGAACACAAACGGATGGCCAGCGCCCTCCCCCTGAAACACGACAAACTGCGGAAATATTTCTATGAAATGATCACCAAAGTGGTGAACGCCCGCGGCATCTATAAAAAAATGACCTATAAAGGCACGAAATTCTAA
- the fcl gene encoding GDP-L-fucose synthase: MELNSKIYIAGHRGMVGGAIKRKLEKDGFRNIITRTSGELDLRRQDQVQDFFETEKPDYVFLAAAKVGGIHANNTYRAEFLYDNLMIAANVIHSAYENSVSKLMFLGSSCIYPRLAPQPIAEDSLLTGPLEATNEPYAIAKITGIKLCEAYRDQYGCNFISVMPTNLYGIGDNYHPENSHVLPALIRKFHEAKQAGRPTVTVWGTGTPKREFLYADDLAEACVFLMEKYDGRELVNIGAGEDLTIRELAETVRDVVCFEGDIVFDTTKPDGTPRKLMDVSKLHGLGWRHSTDLRSGIAQAYGDFLRKQFQHMNAMHQ; the protein is encoded by the coding sequence ATGGAACTCAATTCTAAAATTTACATAGCCGGCCACCGTGGAATGGTGGGCGGCGCCATCAAAAGGAAACTCGAGAAAGACGGTTTCCGCAACATCATCACCCGTACTTCGGGCGAGCTGGATTTGCGCCGGCAAGACCAGGTGCAGGATTTTTTCGAGACCGAGAAACCCGATTACGTGTTCCTCGCCGCGGCCAAGGTAGGCGGCATCCACGCCAACAATACCTACCGCGCGGAATTTCTGTACGACAACCTGATGATCGCCGCCAACGTGATCCATTCGGCGTATGAAAACAGCGTATCGAAACTGATGTTCCTCGGCAGCTCGTGCATCTATCCGCGCCTGGCGCCCCAGCCCATCGCGGAAGACAGCCTGCTGACCGGTCCGCTGGAAGCCACCAACGAGCCTTACGCCATCGCCAAGATCACAGGGATCAAGCTGTGCGAGGCTTACCGCGATCAGTACGGTTGCAATTTCATCAGCGTGATGCCCACCAACCTCTACGGCATCGGCGATAATTACCATCCCGAGAATTCGCATGTGCTGCCGGCGCTCATCCGCAAGTTCCACGAAGCGAAACAGGCGGGCCGGCCCACGGTAACGGTTTGGGGAACGGGAACGCCGAAGCGCGAGTTCCTCTACGCCGACGACCTCGCCGAAGCCTGCGTGTTCCTCATGGAAAAATACGACGGCCGCGAACTGGTGAACATCGGCGCCGGCGAAGACCTCACCATCCGCGAACTGGCGGAAACCGTCCGCGATGTGGTTTGCTTCGAAGGCGATATCGTGTTCGACACTACCAAGCCAGACGGTACGCCCCGCAAATTGATGGACGTGTCGAAACTGCACGGCCTGGGATGGCGGCACAGCACAGACCTCCGGAGCGGCATCGCGCAGGCGTACGGCGATTTTCTCCGGAAACAGTTTCAGCATATGAATGCCATGCATCAATAA
- the gmd gene encoding GDP-mannose 4,6-dehydratase, giving the protein MKVALITGVNGQDGAYLAELLLEKGYMVHGIKRRASLINTERIDHLYQDPHEKNVRFKLHYGDMTDSTNLIRIIQETQPDEIYNLAAMSHVRVSFDTPEYTANADGIGTLRILEALRILKLEQKTRVYQASTSELYGLVQEVPQRETTPFYPRSPYAVAKMYAYWITVNYREAYGMFACNGILFNHESPLRGETFVTRKITRAAAAIVLGLQDKLFLGNLDAKRDWGHAKDYVEAMWRILQQDTPEDFVIATGITTTVRDFVRMAFDEVGIELAFIGTGVNETAVVTACRNKEFILPIGKEVVAVDPKYFRPTEVELLIGDPTKAKTKLGWEPQYDLPALVKEMMAADVELFRKKDVAHLEHLIG; this is encoded by the coding sequence ATGAAAGTCGCATTGATTACCGGCGTTAACGGCCAGGACGGCGCATACCTCGCCGAGCTTTTACTGGAAAAAGGATATATGGTGCACGGCATCAAGCGCCGCGCATCGCTGATCAATACAGAAAGGATCGATCACCTGTACCAGGACCCTCATGAAAAAAACGTTCGCTTCAAACTGCATTACGGCGATATGACGGATTCCACCAACCTGATCCGCATCATCCAGGAAACGCAGCCCGACGAAATTTATAACCTCGCGGCCATGAGCCACGTGCGCGTGAGCTTCGACACACCGGAATACACCGCCAATGCCGACGGCATCGGGACGCTCCGCATCCTGGAAGCCCTGCGCATCCTCAAACTGGAGCAGAAAACCCGCGTGTATCAGGCCTCCACTTCCGAACTGTACGGCCTCGTGCAGGAAGTGCCGCAACGCGAAACAACGCCTTTTTACCCACGTTCTCCATATGCCGTTGCAAAAATGTACGCCTACTGGATCACGGTCAATTACCGCGAAGCCTACGGGATGTTCGCCTGCAACGGCATTCTTTTCAACCACGAATCTCCCCTGCGCGGCGAAACCTTCGTTACCCGCAAGATCACCCGCGCCGCGGCTGCGATCGTGCTGGGGCTGCAGGACAAGCTCTTCCTCGGTAACCTCGACGCCAAGCGCGACTGGGGCCATGCCAAAGATTATGTGGAGGCGATGTGGCGCATCCTCCAGCAGGATACCCCGGAAGATTTCGTGATCGCCACCGGCATTACGACGACAGTCCGCGATTTCGTGCGCATGGCGTTCGACGAAGTGGGCATCGAACTGGCCTTCATCGGCACCGGCGTCAACGAAACGGCGGTGGTGACGGCTTGCCGCAACAAGGAATTCATTCTGCCGATCGGGAAGGAAGTAGTGGCGGTAGACCCGAAATATTTCCGGCCGACGGAAGTGGAGCTACTCATCGGCGACCCCACAAAGGCCAAGACCAAACTGGGCTGGGAGCCGCAATACGACCTGCCGGCCCTCGTGAAAGAAATGATGGCCGCCGACGTGGAGCTGTTCCGGAAGAAAGACGTAGCACATTTAGAACACCTGATCGGATAA
- a CDS encoding glycosyltransferase family 4 protein, giving the protein MNIIFFTNISTFPYNGGEKLRSYYLLKALSDLGHTVHAVIRNEEEADLSKYALPNVAYHIHPKKPLAVTERLTGSHYFTKSAAVMALFDKICREHDIDTAVLDYGYVGHYIGFFRRRGIRVVLGTHNAQPEISRQLPARSLFQKFRKMQLVTLEQWHERSYFAKADAVLVVSHHDLDYHRRFIDPDKLFLVPNFLDEAEYALKAPRQQRLLVMTANFTVYQNFEGLRWFVQEVWNPALAKKFRLQLVGRGSQEALQKITGSTDWENIVALGRVDDVKQYIASAEGVVIPLLHGSGTRLKCLEAMALHTPIIATSRGVEGVLSHHFIVADSAADFRTALLRFEGSPQRGDALRADFMKEYSAAVNRQRLAEAIHFAQHVQ; this is encoded by the coding sequence ATGAACATTATTTTCTTTACCAACATTTCAACTTTTCCGTACAACGGAGGCGAAAAGCTGCGGAGTTATTATCTCCTCAAGGCCCTCTCCGACCTCGGGCACACGGTCCATGCCGTGATCCGCAACGAGGAGGAGGCCGATCTGTCGAAATACGCACTTCCCAACGTCGCTTACCATATCCATCCGAAGAAGCCGCTCGCCGTAACGGAAAGGCTCACCGGCAGCCACTACTTCACGAAGTCGGCCGCCGTAATGGCTTTGTTCGATAAAATCTGCCGGGAGCATGACATTGACACGGCCGTGCTGGACTACGGTTACGTGGGCCATTACATCGGGTTTTTCCGCCGGCGCGGCATTCGGGTGGTGCTCGGCACACACAACGCACAGCCGGAAATCTCCCGCCAGCTGCCCGCCCGCAGCCTCTTCCAGAAATTCAGGAAAATGCAACTGGTAACGCTGGAACAGTGGCACGAACGCTCGTACTTCGCCAAAGCGGACGCGGTATTGGTGGTGAGCCATCACGACCTCGACTATCACCGCCGATTCATCGATCCGGACAAACTGTTCCTCGTCCCCAATTTCCTCGACGAAGCCGAATACGCCCTGAAAGCCCCCCGGCAACAGCGCCTCCTCGTCATGACGGCCAACTTTACCGTATACCAGAATTTCGAAGGGCTCCGCTGGTTCGTGCAGGAAGTCTGGAACCCCGCCCTGGCGAAGAAGTTCCGGCTGCAACTCGTGGGCCGCGGCTCGCAGGAGGCTTTGCAGAAGATCACCGGCAGCACGGACTGGGAAAATATCGTGGCCCTCGGCCGGGTAGACGATGTGAAGCAATACATCGCCAGCGCGGAAGGGGTCGTGATCCCGCTCCTGCACGGCAGCGGCACGCGGCTGAAATGCCTCGAGGCCATGGCGCTCCACACGCCCATCATCGCCACGTCGCGCGGGGTGGAAGGCGTGCTCAGCCATCATTTCATCGTAGCTGATTCCGCCGCCGATTTCCGGACGGCCTTGCTGCGGTTCGAAGGATCGCCGCAGCGCGGAGACGCCCTGCGGGCAGATTTTATGAAGGAATACAGCGCCGCCGTTAACCGGCAGCGCCTGGCCGAAGCCATTCATTTCGCACAACATGTACAATAA
- a CDS encoding XrtY-associated glycosyltransferase XYAG1, whose translation MNILFIVPSYKPAYIYGGPIVSVARLAESLVQIGHTVTVYTTTANGPDELDMPLDRPVIMDGVRVQFFRRITKDHTHVSPALWKAVWNTVKEYDAVHIHSWWNFLIMGVSAICAIKGIKPVLSPRGMLCDYVFQSKNQFKKKLLHHAVGKHLLSRTYLHVTSDVEWNDCLKINTNWRGGLIHNIVDLPFMTGAEAPQPENREFTIGFLSRVDPKKGLDILIRALAGVEFPFRLKIAGAGDAAYEAELRSLIAEEKLEDKVEWVGWKKGDAKFEFLADVDLFALTSHNENFAVVVIESLSVGTPVLVSEHVGLSRYVKEKHLGWVTTLAINDVRARLTEAYRARNERQRIRREAMPIIRTDFNEEKLAADYAEMYRNVGSLPLKRAAV comes from the coding sequence ATGAACATACTGTTTATCGTTCCGAGTTACAAACCCGCTTATATCTATGGCGGTCCCATCGTATCCGTAGCGCGCCTGGCCGAAAGCCTCGTGCAGATCGGGCACACGGTGACCGTGTATACCACCACCGCCAACGGGCCCGACGAGCTGGATATGCCGCTCGACCGGCCGGTGATCATGGACGGGGTGCGCGTGCAATTCTTCCGCCGCATCACCAAAGACCATACGCATGTTTCGCCCGCGCTCTGGAAAGCGGTGTGGAACACCGTGAAGGAATACGATGCCGTGCACATCCATTCCTGGTGGAACTTCCTCATCATGGGGGTTTCCGCCATCTGCGCGATCAAAGGCATCAAGCCCGTGCTGAGCCCCCGTGGCATGCTGTGCGACTATGTTTTCCAAAGTAAAAACCAGTTCAAGAAGAAGCTGCTCCATCACGCCGTCGGCAAACACCTGCTTTCGCGCACGTATCTGCACGTAACGTCTGACGTGGAATGGAACGACTGTCTGAAAATCAATACCAACTGGCGTGGCGGCCTCATCCACAACATCGTGGACCTGCCGTTTATGACCGGGGCGGAAGCCCCGCAGCCGGAGAACCGGGAGTTTACCATCGGGTTCCTGTCGCGCGTGGACCCGAAAAAGGGCCTCGATATCCTCATCCGTGCGCTGGCCGGCGTGGAATTCCCGTTCCGGCTGAAGATCGCGGGGGCGGGAGATGCGGCTTATGAAGCGGAGCTGCGTTCGCTGATCGCGGAAGAGAAACTGGAGGATAAGGTGGAATGGGTTGGATGGAAGAAAGGCGACGCGAAGTTCGAATTTCTGGCGGACGTGGATTTGTTCGCCCTCACGTCCCACAACGAAAATTTCGCGGTGGTAGTGATCGAGTCGCTGTCGGTAGGAACGCCGGTGCTGGTGAGCGAACATGTGGGCCTGAGCCGTTATGTGAAAGAAAAGCACCTCGGCTGGGTGACCACCCTCGCCATCAACGATGTACGCGCCCGGCTCACGGAGGCGTACCGCGCCAGGAACGAGCGCCAGCGCATCCGCCGCGAAGCCATGCCCATCATCCGGACAGATTTCAATGAAGAAAAACTGGCCGCCGACTATGCGGAAATGTACCGCAACGTGGGCAGCCTTCCCTTAAAACGTGCAGCCGTATGA
- a CDS encoding UDP-glucose/GDP-mannose dehydrogenase family protein, which produces MKVVVVGTGYVGLVTGACLAEVGTEVVCVDVDAAKIGRLEQGILPIYEPGLEEIVVRNHRNGRLKFSTSLEFSIPGASVAFIAVGTPPGEDGSADLRYVLQVAKEIGTHMTGPLVIVTKSTVPVGTAVKVNRAVKEALQARGAQLDYDVASNPEFLKEGAAVADFMKPDRIVVGVNNERAAKVLESLYAPFLLNGHPILFMDVASAEMTKYAANAMLATKISFMNDIAGLCELVGADVNKVRKGIGSDPRIGHRFIYPGIGYGGSCFPKDVKALIRTGLEYDRRLRILEAVEAVNDDQKKVMFDKIFRHFDGQLKNKTIALWGLSFKPNTDDMREAPSLVLVDSLLEAGASVRVFDPVAMVEARKTLGDHVIWCSDLYHAAEGADAVALVTEWNEFRLPDWQRISARVLFDGRNIYDDVQLHKNGITYYGIGTIQPTLQKMITI; this is translated from the coding sequence ATGAAAGTAGTTGTAGTAGGAACGGGATATGTAGGATTGGTGACGGGCGCCTGCCTGGCCGAAGTGGGCACTGAAGTAGTGTGTGTGGACGTAGACGCGGCGAAGATCGGCCGGCTCGAACAGGGGATCCTGCCCATTTACGAACCCGGACTGGAAGAGATCGTTGTCCGCAACCATAGGAACGGCCGGCTGAAATTCAGCACCAGCCTCGAATTCAGTATTCCCGGCGCATCCGTGGCGTTTATTGCCGTGGGAACGCCTCCCGGGGAAGACGGCTCCGCAGACCTGCGCTACGTGCTCCAGGTCGCGAAAGAGATCGGCACCCACATGACCGGGCCCCTCGTGATCGTTACGAAGAGCACCGTGCCGGTGGGCACCGCCGTGAAAGTAAACCGCGCCGTGAAGGAAGCCCTGCAGGCCCGGGGAGCACAGCTGGATTACGATGTGGCATCCAACCCTGAATTCCTCAAGGAAGGCGCCGCCGTGGCCGATTTCATGAAGCCCGACCGCATCGTGGTGGGCGTCAACAACGAGCGCGCCGCCAAAGTGCTCGAATCGCTGTACGCGCCATTCCTGCTGAACGGCCACCCGATCCTGTTCATGGACGTGGCTTCCGCCGAAATGACCAAATACGCCGCCAACGCCATGCTGGCCACCAAGATTTCGTTCATGAACGACATCGCCGGGCTGTGCGAGCTGGTAGGCGCAGACGTGAATAAAGTCCGCAAAGGCATCGGCAGCGACCCGCGCATCGGTCACCGGTTTATTTATCCGGGCATCGGGTACGGAGGATCGTGCTTTCCGAAAGACGTGAAAGCCCTCATCCGGACAGGTCTCGAATACGACCGCAGGCTCCGCATCCTCGAAGCTGTGGAAGCCGTGAACGACGACCAGAAAAAAGTCATGTTCGACAAGATTTTCCGTCACTTCGACGGCCAGCTGAAAAACAAGACCATCGCCCTGTGGGGCCTTTCCTTCAAACCAAACACGGACGACATGCGCGAAGCCCCGTCGCTGGTGCTGGTGGATTCCCTCCTGGAAGCCGGCGCGAGCGTGCGGGTCTTCGACCCCGTGGCCATGGTGGAAGCCCGCAAAACCCTCGGCGACCACGTGATCTGGTGCTCCGACCTCTACCATGCCGCAGAAGGCGCTGATGCCGTGGCGCTGGTAACGGAATGGAACGAATTCCGCCTGCCCGACTGGCAACGGATTTCGGCGCGGGTGCTCTTCGACGGAAGAAATATTTACGACGACGTGCAGCTGCATAAAAACGGCATCACTTATTACGGCATCGGAACCATTCAACCCACCCTTCAAAAAATGATAACCATATGA